A genomic window from Salvia hispanica cultivar TCC Black 2014 chromosome 5, UniMelb_Shisp_WGS_1.0, whole genome shotgun sequence includes:
- the LOC125186231 gene encoding SH3 domain-containing protein 2-like yields the protein MEAIRKQASRLREQVARQQQAVLKQFGAYGGSDNVMPDDAEFQQHQKLEKLYISTRAAKHFQRDIVRGVEGYIVTGSKQVEIGTKLSEDSRKYGVENTCTSGSTLSKAALNFARTRAQMEKERGNLLKALGTQVAEPLRAMVMGAPLEDARHLAQRYDRMRQEAEAQAVEVARRQAKLREGNAHPDMAFKLEAAESKLQDLKSNVATLGKEAAAAMAAVEAQQQRLTLQRLIAMVEAERAYHQRVLQILDMLEGEMMSERQRIESAPAPAPSPSPAAAAVPSMDSMPAPPAYEEVNSLPTSPVQDGSTDAMGYFLGEVMYPYHAESEVELTLSVGDYLVIRKVSNNGWAEGECKGRAGWFPFGYIERRERVLASKFAEVF from the exons ATGGAAGCCATCAGAAAACAAGCGTCCAGACTCCGAGAGCAGGTCGCCAGGCAACAGCAG GCTGTTTTGAAGCAGTTTGGTGCCTATGGTGGTTCAGATAATGTCATGCCTGATGATGCAGAATTCCAGCAGCACCAAAAGCTTGAAAAGCTATACATATCCACTCGAGCTGCCAAG CATTTCCAGAGAGACATTGTTCGTGGTGTTGAAGGTTATATAGTAACAGGGTCCAAACAAGTCGAGATAG GAACAAAATTGTCAGAAGATAGCAGGAAATATGGTGTTGAAAATACATGCACCAGCGGGAGTACACTCTCAAAAGCTGCATTAAATTTTGCACGAACTCGTGCTCAAATGGAGAAAGAACGCGGAAATCTGTTGAAGGCCTTAGGCACACAG GTGGCAGAACCATTGAGAGCTATGGTTATGGGAGCTCCATTGGAGGACGCTCGTCATCTAGCACAAAGATATGACAGGATGCGGCAAGAGGCTGAAGCTCag GCTGTTGAAGTTGCAAGAAGACAAGCCAAATTAAGGGAAGGAAATGCCCATCCTGACATGGCTTTTAAACTTGAGGCAGCCGAGTCTAAATTGCAAGATCTGAAGTCAAATGTCGCCACTCTAGGGAAAGAGGCTGCTGCTGCTATGGCTGCCGTAGAAGCTCAACAACAAAGGTTGACACTGCAACGACTAATTGCTATG GTTGAAGCTGAACGAGCCTACCATCAGCGAGTTCTTCAAATACTTGATATGCTAGAAGGAGAA ATGATGTCTGAGCGCCAAAGGATTGAATCTGCTCCTGCTCCTGCACCTTCACCTTCACCTGCTGCTGCTGCAGTTCCAAGCATGGACAGTATGCCTGCACCTCCAGCATATGAAGAAGTAAATAGTCTGCCTACCTCACCGGTACAGGATGGATCGACTGATGCTATGGGTTACTTTCTTGGGGAG GTCATGTATCCTTATCATGCTGAATCCGAGGTGGAACTTACTTTGTCAGTTGGAGACTATCTCGTCATTCGGAAG